The genome window GCGCGCTCGCGCTCCATCCGCGAGAGGTCGAGGAGGGCGCGGACGTCGTCGTCTGCGGGCCCGGAACGCCGGAGGCGCTTGGGAGCGCGCTTGCGACCGTGCGGCCCGGAGGCACGGTCGTCATGTTCACCCCGTTCGATCCAGCCGCTCGTGCCGCATTCGATGCGGAGCGTTTCTATTTCAAGGACTTGCGGCTCGTCGCGAGTTATTCCAGCGGACCGAACGACACGCGCGAAGCGCTGGCGCTCGTCGCGAGCGGCGTCGTATCCGCGAAAAGCGTCGGCGCGCAGACGTTTGCGCTCGAGGAGGCGGCGGCGGCCCACCGCGCGCTCGCGCAAGCGCAAATCGTCAAGCCGATCGTCGTCTTCTAGACGCGAGCTTGCGCGGTCTTAGGAATGGAGAGCAGGAGCAGGATCAACGCGAGGAAGACCCAGATTGCCGAGACGATCGGCGCGGCGTATGTGCCGTAGCCCGTCACGCCGGCGGAATCGCTGTGCGCGCCTCTTATGGGCAGCAGCGCCTTAAGCGGTATTCCTCGGCACCGAGACCATAAGCACGATCGACGCGATGAGGACCCAGACCCCCGAGAGAATCGGTGTGACGTACGTTCCATATCCCGCGACGCCCCAGGTGTCGCTCGTCGCGAAGACCGAGAGCGTGTAGACGAAGTCGACGATGAAGACCAAGTAGCCAAAGAGATTCAGCCATCCCGGCATCAAGCCCTTACGACGGGACTCGTGCGCCACGCCGAAAGCGAACGCGGCGAACGCGCCCATCGAAAAAACGAAGAGCACGACGTCGAAGACGTAGAGCGTCGGTAGTACGGCCGTCGCGCCGGGGCTCCGGATTGCAGCGGCAGCCAGGAGCGCCGAACTCGCGAGCGTGAGTGCGCCCCATATGACCGCACCGCCGCGACCCCACTGGCCGAGGCTGCGGTCGCCATCCGACGCATCGCGGAGATAGTCGAAGAGTCCGTACGCAAACCAGAGGATGAAGGCAACGGCGGGCACGGCGAGCCAGGCGCCGAGGGCCATGCCGAATGTGTGGGTCGAGAGAAACGCCGCCATCTCTGCCGACGTGGCCGAAACCGGCGGAAACTGGCCCGGCAACACGCCGGAGAGCACGAAGAGAATAGCGCCCAGGATGCCCGAGTAGGCGGCGGAGCGCTCCATACGGCGATTTTGCATGCTTATGTCGCTTTGGCAGGCAGGCGTGCCGTTCCTCGGGCTAGGAACCCAATCGCATGCGAAAGGTCAACACCAACGATATCGGGCCTCAGACGTGGTCGTCTCCGAAGGGGAGCTTTGCCGGCGAAGGCATCCAGATATCCGAGGCGCTCGGCCGAAAGCCGCTCTCGACGGATCTGCGCGAGCGCCATCCGTTCGACGTCGAGATTCTGCGGATCCCACCCGGCAAAGTGGCGTATCCATATCATTCACATAGCGCGCAGTGGGAGTTCTATCACATCATCGCGGGATCGGGCAGCGTGCGTCACAGCGAGGGATCGACGCCGATCATTGCCGGCGACGCGTTCATCTTCGAGCCCGGCGAGCCGCATCAGCTCATTGCGGACCCCACGCAAACGCTCGTCGTCTACGTCGTTGCCGACAATCCCATCGGCGAATCGACGCATTATCCCGATAGCGACAAGTGGGCCGTACGCTCGCCGGAGCGACGCCTCATGCGCTCGGAGTCTTTGGACTACTTCGACGGCGAAGAGTAAGGAAGTAGGACGGCCTCAGGCGCCTCAGATGTATCGTCTTGACCCGAGCAAGAGATCGAAGAGATCTTCGAATACGTTACCAAGCCAAGGAGCCTGCCGCCGATGACGGGAGCCATTCAGTTCTCCTTCGGGCGCACCATCCTAGGTGCTATCGGCGGGTTAATCCTCTGCATAGTTGCAGCGTTTGTCGCGGGGCTACGCGAGTGCGGGCCATCATTGGCTGGTGAAGCGCCAGTGGTTGCACTTCTGGGGCCCATATTCTATTGGAAAGGCGCGCTTGCCGTCGTGATCATCAGCGCCGTATTCGGCGGCCTTATCAAGATGCGCGGATCAGTGATTCTTCTCACCTTCCTTCTTGTTGCGCTGGCGATGATTGGCGCCGCGTGGTTGCTCGTGCCTCCGCTGGAGGGTGGATGCACTCCCATCTAGCGAAGCGGTGGCGCAAGGGCCTTGCGCCCCGGTCGCGCTGCCAAGTCTCCTATTCATCAGGAGTAGACCGCTTCGTGGGCTCAGCGATCTTCTCAACAATCTCTTCGACCTCTTCCTCGGCTTTCTTGAGGTCCTCTTTGGAAACGGAGAAGATGCGCCTCGCGAACTCCTCGAAGCGTTGCATCGGCGTGTCGCCGTCGCGAGACTTACGTTTCATTATTGGTGTATATCGGGAAACCGAACGATGTGTTTGCCGCCAAATGCTGTGGGCGCGCGGCTGTGTTGCGGGAAGGTTGCGCCATGCACATCCGTCAGATTCGTCTGAGTCGGGTCAGCGATGGCTACAGCCTGATAGCCCGTGCGGTCGATCAGCACTATTCGAAGCTCTTGTACGTAGCTCTCGTCTTTGGGATAGGCGAAAAACACCCATCCCGATACGACCCCGCCTGGTTGTATTGGGCGTTCAGTTTCAATGCCTAGGTCCATCGCCCTCGGCATAGGCCAACCAACTCCAAACCGATTCGACGAGAAATAATAGTCAACTCCGTCGTCTTGGTCCGGCATTGTTGCAAGCGGAACCCACTGCCCATCTATCAGGGCTTGAGCCTCGTACTTCGCAAGCCAAAGCTCCGTCGCTCCGTTGAAGAGGCGGATGTAGACGGAGGCATTTACTGGACTAACAACGTCGTGCGAGGGTACATATGCGAACCATCCTGCTGCGGTTGAGGCAGAGCCCTTTGACCAGTAAGCATAGGGAATCGCGGCAACGAATAACGGGGGCCGCAGATGCTCATATGCTGTGGCTCCAATAACCCCTAGAAAAGTAACTACTACCAAGATCGTCATTGGGATAGGCCAGGGTTGCTCTATTCTCGGTACAGGAGCATTCGGCACAAGCAGCGGCATGGACAGACGCTGCTCCTTCTGTTCAATGCTCAGGTACGCGCTATAGACGCTACCGATCATCAGGGCCACCAGCATCGCTATAATGAGAGCAGCGCCTAGGACAACGTGATTGAGCAGCACGACGGCAAATCCGAGAATCCCGACGATCTCGGAACTCACGCGAAACGCCTTCGGCGTGCTGTCCCACGCGAGTTGCACGAATCCGGCTGGACCTTTAGCCACAACGGGCACGGTTCGCCCGCATGCCACGCTCCCCCGGCCATCACGAGGGCTGGTGACTCATGTGGCTTTGCCTACAAAAGCGCGGTTGCCCATAAAATCAACCCGCTGCACAAAAATCACCCCGAAATTCACACGCGGTCCACAAGGAATCCCAGGGGACCCGGTAGCGAACGTATGTTTTCAGCGAGTCGCGATCTTGCGACTCACCCCTGAATAATAAGGAGTCCCAAATGGCCGAGAAGGAAAAGCCAACCGGCAAGCTCGCAAGCGCCGCCGCGAAGGCTCTCCACGACCCAAGAACGGCGACCCCGGCGATCATACGGAGCCTCGCCGCGCGCGTACTCGACTCGGAGAAGAACGACCCCCAACCCCACAAGAAGGGGAAGTAGGCAACTTCTCAACCGAGACAATAGCACCGGCAGGGATGACCATGATGCCACTACCCTGCCGGTTTTCTTTTTCGTCCGGGTATGCGATATGAGGAGCAACCGTCTTTGATCGCTCGTCCTCGGCTATTAGGTAGCCGACCGAAACGCACTCCAGCGAATCGACGCCGCGCCATTCTTTGAGATCGTGCCATCCGCGCGGGCTGCTGCTATCCAGCCATATAATTCGCACCAGGGGCCACGGCAACCGTTCCCTCATGCTGCCGCCCCCGCTAGATCAGCGGCTTTTCTTGCGCTCCTGGCGCGGCGTATTCCAATATGGGCTCTTGCACCTTGGGCAGACCCGAGGCTCCTGGTCCTTATCTCGGGGAAGCCATTCGTGATCGCACCGCTCGCAGCGGTAGCCCGTGAGTTTGACCTTCGGCATGGCCCCACTATATACCCTAAAGGAATACCCGTCAAGTATATCCTCTTGGGGTTGACGAGAGCCTTCCTCTGTGGTATATTCCTAGTAGAGATATACAGGAGGGTACAGGGATGGAAGCACGGGAGCAACGGGGCTTGGAGATCGCCGCAAAGACGCACCTGGAGCAGGGCAAGGGCGGCAAATGGCTCGTGCCCTCGTCCAAGGGCGACGGCTCCTACACCGTGGACCCGACCGTGTGGGATGGGACGACCTGCACTTGCCCCGACTACGAGTTGCATCGGTCGGCCTGCAAGCACGTCTATGCCGTCGAGTACACCATCCGCCGCGAGACGAAGGCCAAGGACGGAACGGTGACGACCGAGACGATCACCTACCGCCAGGAGTGGAGCGCATACAATGCCGCGCAGACAAACGAGAAGGCGCGCGTTGCCGAGCTTCTGCACGATCTCTGCTCGGTAATCGACAACCCAATTCAGAAGCGCGGTCGCCCGCGTCTTGCGCTCGCAGACTCGACCTTCTGCGCCGCGATGAAAGTCTATTGCGGAATGTCGGCCCGTCGCACCGCCGTCGATCTTCGGGAGCTTGCCGCTCGCGGCTTCATCGACCGTGCACCGCACTACAACTCCGTGCTCAATGCGCTGGAGAACCCTGACTTGACGCCGATTCTCAAGGCTCTTATCGAGGAGAGCGCGAGTCCGCTCGCCGCGCTCGAAACGGACTTCGCCGCCGATTCCTCGGGCTTCTCCACGAACACCTATGCTCGATGGTACGATCACAAGTACGGTCGCGAGACGAGCTACAACCGCTGGCTCAAGGCGCATATCATGGTTGGAACCCGTACGAACGTCGTCACGAGCGTCGAGGTGACGGAATCGAACGTCAACGACTCCCCGATGCTTCCCGCGCTCCTCAACACGTCGGCCAAGCGGTTTCAAATGAAGCGCGTCTCCGCCGATAAGGGCTACCTTGCGGAGTCGAACGTCCTGGCGATCACCGCGCACGGTGCCGAACCATTCATCGCGCCGAAGGTCAACACCGCATTCACTCGTCCGCTTGACGCAAGCCGCAGAAAAGCCGCCGCATGGGACAAGATGCTCGGCTACTACCTGTATCGCAGAGAGGACTTTCTGAAGCACTACCATCGCAGGTCCAACGTCGAAACAACCTTCGCCATGATTAAGGCCAAGTTCGGGAGCCGCGTTCGTTCTAAGACTGCTATCGCGGCCACGAATGAGGTCCTCTGTAAGGTTCTCTGCCACAACCTGTGCGTGTTGGTGCAGTCCGCGTACGAGCTTGGAATCGAAGCGACGTTCTGGGGAAAGCAAAGCGCCTAGTAATGAACGAATCATCGGTGGGGCTTTCGGTTAGCAACGAAGAACCAGGCAACGCACGACGCAATTCCAATGGAGGATAATGCGAACGCTGCTAAAACCGCATCTTCCAGAATGTCAAGGTTGGCGGTGCTAGGCCACGATTTAGACTGGTGGAATGGGGTAATGCTCTTGTCGCTGCTGTTCGCGGCACTTGTGGCATTTGCGGTCGCTGGAACGACTAGCATTGTCATCCATCTCCAGCGACAAGAGGCCCAGGCAGCCAAAGTTACAATCGCATCTCTAGAGAACGATGCCGCACAGGCACGCCTTGAACAGGAACGCCTCAAAGAGCAACTCGCGTGGCGTGTTATACCGTCAGCTAACGCGGTGATATTAGAACGGATACTAGCTGCCCACCCTGGTTCCGTTAATCTAAAGTTCACCACTGGCGACTCGGAGGCTATATATTTAGCCGTGCAATTCTCTAGGATTTTTGAGCAAGCGCATTGGCGCGTTGCTTCAGGTGCCCTCTCGTTCACGGGCGCAGTAGTCTTCGGAATACGGTTGTTACCTGGCTCGGCAGGGCCGGACGGCCAAACGCTAAGAGAGGCGTTGTCGGCAGCCGGCATGCCATTCTCAACCGAGGCCCTCCCACCGGTCACTATGGAGTTCGCTATGGGCAATTTTCCGAACGCGCCCACGTTGATGATCGGCTCAAAGTCGCCGCCTGCCATATAGGTTGGCGCGCAGCCGACGCTTGCCCATAAAAGCACGGCGCTGCCCACAAAAGAGGGCCACAAACGCCCTTTATGGGCAAACCCGACTCATGTATATCGACTTGACATTCGTAAACTCCCATTCTAATCTTGACGTGTGGAGAAAGGGTTTGCCGGGCGGTTGAACGCTGCCATGGAG of Candidatus Dormiibacterota bacterium contains these proteins:
- a CDS encoding cupin domain-containing protein, with amino-acid sequence MRKVNTNDIGPQTWSSPKGSFAGEGIQISEALGRKPLSTDLRERHPFDVEILRIPPGKVAYPYHSHSAQWEFYHIIAGSGSVRHSEGSTPIIAGDAFIFEPGEPHQLIADPTQTLVVYVVADNPIGESTHYPDSDKWAVRSPERRLMRSESLDYFDGEE
- a CDS encoding transposase; translated protein: MEAREQRGLEIAAKTHLEQGKGGKWLVPSSKGDGSYTVDPTVWDGTTCTCPDYELHRSACKHVYAVEYTIRRETKAKDGTVTTETITYRQEWSAYNAAQTNEKARVAELLHDLCSVIDNPIQKRGRPRLALADSTFCAAMKVYCGMSARRTAVDLRELAARGFIDRAPHYNSVLNALENPDLTPILKALIEESASPLAALETDFAADSSGFSTNTYARWYDHKYGRETSYNRWLKAHIMVGTRTNVVTSVEVTESNVNDSPMLPALLNTSAKRFQMKRVSADKGYLAESNVLAITAHGAEPFIAPKVNTAFTRPLDASRRKAAAWDKMLGYYLYRREDFLKHYHRRSNVETTFAMIKAKFGSRVRSKTAIAATNEVLCKVLCHNLCVLVQSAYELGIEATFWGKQSA